One Punica granatum isolate Tunisia-2019 chromosome 3, ASM765513v2, whole genome shotgun sequence genomic window carries:
- the LOC116200233 gene encoding RING-H2 finger protein ATL56-like translates to MPPYLQEHDDATSTATASDHHRGGGGATAPQPPPPKQNQNLLSLLLKPLIMAIITTLFFLFLGFAALILLHLCLAGGLLHRRRATHHQLPLPAAPNPAISPRDLRNLPRFKHPRNDTPSWGDQNPICAVCLEDFRRGQWCRELAACGHVFHRSCVDAWLVKVAACPVCRTRVHAKPDCSRSCTDNRGSKLQL, encoded by the coding sequence ATGCCGCCTTATCTCCAAGAGCACGATGACGCTACCTCCACCGCCACCGCCTCCGACCACCACCGCGGCGGCGGCGGGGCCACGGCTCCCCAGCCCCCGCCGCCGAAACAGAACCAGAacctcctctccctcctcctcaAGCCCCTCATCATGGCCATCATAACcaccctcttcttcctcttcctagGCTTCGCCGCTCTCATCCTCCTCCACCTCTGCCTCGCAGGGGGGCTCCTCCACCGCCGCCGCGCCACCCACCACCAGCTCCCCCTTCCCGCAGCTCCCAACCCGGCCATCTCCCCCCGAGACCTCAGGAATCTCCCCAGATTCAAGCACCCGCGGAACGACACCCCGTCGTGGGGAGACCAGAACCCGATCTGCGCTGTCTGCTTGGAAGATTTCAGGCGGGGCCAGTGGTGCAGGGAGCTCGCCGCGTGCGGCCACGTATTCCACCGGAGCTGCGTGGACGCGTGGCTGGTCAAGGTGGCCGCCTGCCCCGTCTGCCGGACCCGGGTCCATGCCAAGCCGGATTGCTCCAGGTCGTGTACGGACAATCGGGGCAGTAAGCTTCAACTTTGA